From one Plantibacter flavus genomic stretch:
- a CDS encoding DsbA family oxidoreductase, whose amino-acid sequence MSEPIKIDVWSDIACPWCYIGKRKFERGAAEFAQLGDGREVEVEYHSFELAPDTPVDFDGTEIDFLVKHKGMPADQVQQMLDRVTGIASDAGLEYDFGILQHTNTVKAHELLHLAKAEGKQLEMTERLLRAYFTEGRHVGRIEDLADLAVEVGLDRSAVVSALESGQYTQAVREDQATAQGYGIQGVPFFVIDGAYGVSGAQEAAAFTQVLEQVWTERASTEPVQA is encoded by the coding sequence ATGAGTGAACCCATCAAGATCGACGTCTGGTCCGACATCGCCTGCCCATGGTGCTACATCGGCAAGCGCAAGTTCGAGCGGGGTGCGGCGGAGTTCGCACAGCTCGGCGACGGACGCGAGGTCGAGGTCGAGTACCACTCCTTCGAGCTGGCACCCGACACCCCGGTCGACTTCGACGGCACCGAGATCGACTTCCTCGTGAAGCACAAGGGCATGCCGGCCGACCAGGTGCAGCAGATGCTCGATCGGGTGACGGGGATCGCCTCGGACGCCGGTCTCGAGTACGACTTCGGCATCCTCCAGCACACGAACACGGTGAAGGCGCACGAGCTCCTGCACCTCGCCAAGGCGGAGGGGAAGCAGCTCGAGATGACCGAGCGCCTCCTGCGTGCCTACTTCACCGAGGGCCGTCATGTCGGTCGCATCGAGGACCTCGCCGACCTCGCCGTCGAGGTGGGGCTCGACCGGTCCGCCGTGGTCTCGGCGCTGGAATCCGGCCAGTACACGCAGGCGGTCCGCGAGGACCAGGCGACGGCACAGGGGTACGGCATCCAGGGCGTCCCGTTCTTCGTCATCGACGGTGCCTACGGGGTGTCCGGGGCGCAGGAGGCGGCCGCGTTCACGCAGGTCCTCGAGCAGGTCTGGACGGAACGCGCGAGCACCGAGCCGGTGCAGGCGTGA
- a CDS encoding aminoacyl-tRNA deacylase, producing the protein MPDAVPPADLQPSGRERVRAAAAALGLDVELVERPPARSLHEAAELLGIEPADIVKTIVVKRRSGDYLFALVPGGRKISWPPFRTLLGVNKLAMPDAATAFQATGYERGTITVLGASAPLPVYADERILERGGRISIGAGEHGWSAFVDAAEYLAAIGAVTADLTEPEDPQS; encoded by the coding sequence ATGCCAGACGCCGTCCCGCCCGCCGACCTCCAGCCGTCCGGCCGCGAGCGCGTCCGAGCCGCGGCCGCCGCACTCGGTCTCGACGTGGAACTGGTCGAGCGACCGCCCGCGCGCAGTCTCCACGAGGCGGCGGAGCTGCTCGGCATCGAGCCCGCGGACATCGTCAAGACGATCGTCGTGAAGCGTCGCAGCGGCGACTACCTCTTCGCCCTCGTGCCGGGCGGCCGCAAGATCTCCTGGCCGCCGTTCCGCACGCTGCTCGGCGTGAACAAGCTCGCGATGCCCGACGCGGCGACGGCGTTCCAGGCGACCGGCTACGAGCGCGGCACCATCACCGTCCTCGGCGCGAGTGCTCCACTCCCCGTCTACGCGGACGAGCGCATCCTCGAGCGCGGTGGGCGCATCTCGATCGGCGCCGGGGAGCACGGGTGGAGCGCCTTCGTCGATGCGGCGGAGTACCTCGCCGCCATCGGCGCCGTCACCGCCGACCTCACCGAGCCGGAGGACCCTCAGTCCTGA
- the dusB gene encoding tRNA dihydrouridine synthase DusB: MSLPTTLSQRPSLAIGPIVLDSPVVLAPMAGITNTAFRRLCREYGAGLYVSEMITSRALVERTPETMRLIQHHESETLRSIQLYGVDPKTVSEAVTMLVAEDRADHIDLNFGCPVPKVTRKGGGAALPWKTGLFRDIVEGAVRAAGDVPLTIKMRKGIDSDHLTYLEAGRIAEGAGVASIALHARTAAEFYSGHADWSAITKLKETVTSVPVLGNGDIWSGEDALRMVDETGCDGVVVGRGCLGRPWLFGDLSSAFAGEGGKAEPSLGDVAAAFRRHAELLAEFFESEERGCRDIRKHVAWYFKGYPVGGDLRASLATVESLDQLDDLLATLDWTAPYPGAAAEGQRGRAGTPKRPALPYGWLDSQSLGADEQTEIAGAELDHSGG; this comes from the coding sequence ATGTCTCTTCCTACCACGCTCTCGCAGCGCCCGAGCCTCGCGATCGGGCCCATCGTGCTCGACTCGCCGGTCGTGCTCGCCCCCATGGCCGGGATCACCAACACGGCGTTCCGTCGACTGTGCCGCGAATACGGTGCCGGACTGTACGTCAGCGAGATGATCACCTCGCGCGCGCTCGTCGAACGCACGCCGGAGACCATGCGGCTCATCCAGCACCACGAGAGCGAGACGCTCCGCTCCATCCAGCTCTACGGTGTCGACCCGAAGACGGTCTCAGAGGCCGTCACCATGCTCGTCGCCGAGGATCGCGCCGACCACATCGACCTCAACTTCGGCTGCCCGGTGCCCAAGGTCACCCGCAAGGGCGGGGGAGCGGCGCTGCCCTGGAAGACCGGGCTCTTCCGCGACATCGTCGAGGGCGCGGTCCGTGCCGCAGGCGACGTCCCGCTCACGATCAAGATGCGCAAGGGCATCGACTCCGACCACCTCACCTACCTCGAGGCCGGTCGGATCGCCGAGGGCGCCGGTGTGGCGTCGATCGCGTTGCACGCCAGGACCGCCGCCGAGTTCTACTCCGGACACGCGGACTGGTCGGCGATCACCAAGCTCAAGGAGACGGTCACCTCGGTGCCGGTCCTCGGGAACGGCGACATCTGGTCGGGCGAGGACGCCCTCAGGATGGTCGACGAGACAGGGTGCGACGGCGTCGTCGTGGGCCGCGGTTGCCTCGGTCGCCCCTGGCTCTTCGGCGACCTCAGCTCGGCGTTCGCGGGCGAGGGCGGCAAGGCGGAGCCGTCTCTCGGCGACGTCGCGGCCGCGTTCCGGCGTCACGCCGAGCTCCTGGCCGAGTTCTTCGAGAGCGAGGAGCGCGGCTGCCGCGACATCCGGAAGCACGTCGCCTGGTACTTCAAGGGCTACCCGGTCGGAGGAGACCTCCGCGCGAGCCTCGCGACCGTGGAGTCGCTCGACCAGCTCGACGACCTCCTCGCGACCCTCGACTGGACGGCCCCCTACCCGGGCGCCGCGGCCGAAGGCCAGCGCGGACGCGCGGGCACGCCGAAACGACCGGCACTGCCCTACGGCTGGCTCGACTCGCAGTCGCTGGGCGCCGACGAGCAGACCGAGATCGCGGGAGCGGAACTGGACCACAGTGGCGGATAG
- a CDS encoding deoxyguanosinetriphosphate triphosphohydrolase: MDRDGYSLHDEERWMPEHHSTRRSDFARDRARLLHSSALRRLAAKTQVLSPTSGVDFARNRLTHSLEVAQVGRELAASLDLAPDVVDTACLAHDLGHPPFGHNGERALNDWSAAIGGFEGNAQTLRILTRLESKVFGSDGEPYGLNLTRASLDASCKYPWPAAQSVPDPGGRAKFGFFDEDSAAFRWLRAGAPERVRCVEAQVMDLADDIAYSVHDFEDAVVGEYIDPAFLNARAGHDRLIDTALSWAGDDFTHDDLAAAFDRLQSSHTWITAWDGSRRDLGRLKNFTSQMIGRFAGAATAATREAFPQASLVRFGADVVVPHGIQAEIALLKGIVAAFVMYSDSRQPLYVRQREILIELSDAVFALGESALDVGFAADWRAAGSDAERRRVVVDQIASLTDQSALSWHERHVGA, encoded by the coding sequence ATGGATCGGGACGGCTACAGCCTGCACGACGAAGAACGCTGGATGCCCGAGCACCACTCGACGCGACGCTCCGACTTCGCGCGCGATCGTGCACGGCTGTTGCACTCCAGTGCCCTGCGGCGACTCGCCGCAAAGACCCAGGTGCTCAGCCCGACGAGCGGTGTCGACTTCGCCCGGAACCGGCTGACGCACTCGCTCGAGGTCGCTCAGGTCGGTCGAGAGCTGGCCGCCAGCCTCGACCTCGCTCCGGACGTCGTCGACACGGCGTGCCTCGCACACGACCTCGGTCACCCGCCGTTCGGTCACAACGGCGAACGAGCGCTCAACGACTGGTCCGCCGCGATCGGCGGGTTCGAGGGCAACGCCCAGACCCTGCGGATCCTCACGCGCCTCGAATCCAAGGTCTTCGGCTCCGACGGCGAGCCGTACGGTCTGAACCTCACCCGCGCGAGCCTCGACGCCAGCTGCAAGTACCCGTGGCCGGCCGCCCAGTCGGTGCCGGATCCCGGTGGTCGCGCCAAGTTCGGGTTCTTCGACGAGGACTCCGCGGCCTTCCGCTGGTTGCGAGCCGGCGCTCCCGAGCGCGTCCGCTGCGTCGAGGCGCAGGTCATGGACCTCGCGGACGACATCGCCTACTCCGTGCACGACTTCGAGGATGCCGTCGTCGGGGAGTACATCGACCCGGCGTTCCTGAACGCGCGCGCAGGACACGATCGCCTCATCGACACCGCGCTGTCCTGGGCCGGCGACGACTTCACCCACGACGACCTCGCCGCCGCCTTCGACCGGCTGCAGTCCTCGCACACCTGGATCACCGCGTGGGACGGCTCCCGGCGCGACCTCGGTCGGCTCAAGAACTTCACGAGCCAGATGATCGGTCGGTTCGCCGGTGCGGCGACCGCGGCGACCCGGGAGGCCTTCCCGCAGGCCAGCCTCGTGCGGTTCGGGGCCGACGTCGTGGTGCCCCATGGCATCCAGGCCGAGATCGCCCTCCTCAAGGGGATCGTCGCCGCGTTCGTGATGTACAGCGACTCCCGCCAGCCGCTGTACGTCCGGCAGCGGGAGATCCTCATCGAACTGTCGGACGCGGTGTTCGCGCTCGGCGAGTCGGCCCTCGACGTCGGCTTCGCGGCGGACTGGCGCGCAGCCGGTTCCGACGCGGAACGCCGTCGCGTCGTCGTGGATCAGATCGCGAGCCTGACCGATCAGAGCGCCCTCTCCTGGCACGAACGGCATGTCGGCGCCTGA
- the dnaG gene encoding DNA primase: MAGRIRQSDVEEVKARTNIGDVVGDYVSLKSAGVGSLKGLCPFHDERSPSFHVRPTVGLYHCFGCGESGDVYSFLQKMDHVTFAESVERLAQRIGYPLSYEEGGGKVDHGNRARLFAANQAAAEYFQQQLHDGDADLGRRFLGERGFDAAAADHFGIGFAPAGWDHLMKALRSRGFSDEEMLAAGLVSSGDRGVYDRFRGRLIWPIRDTTGQVLGFGARRLRDDDKGPKYLNTPETAIYHKAQVLYGLDLAKRDISRGKRVVVVEGYTDVMACHLAGETTAVATCGTSFGVDHIKMIRRVMGDDSATGEVIFTFDPDEAGQKAATRAFGEEKRFSAQTYVAVSSDGLDPCDLRLNRGDGAIRKLVDGREPMFEFIIRRTLAGFDLETVEGRVGALRAAAPVVAEIRDPSLRPGYTRVLAKQLGMELDEVARAVRAAGGAAAGGSQNSARDARLQGPGAPGTEPPRERQASLNDLPKDPSTRLEQDALRAILQLPQHLERPMLERAVQSSVANSSLAVVRDAMSVSLDHLGTNAWLETVITQVPPGFDGLVRELGVSPLPETNEEKLPSYVRDIARALIDRDLLGRKAALLGSLRRTDPRDESHREITRQLADVEAERRALRAEA; this comes from the coding sequence ATGGCCGGACGGATTCGACAGAGCGATGTTGAAGAGGTCAAGGCACGCACCAACATCGGCGACGTCGTCGGCGACTACGTCTCGCTGAAGTCCGCCGGTGTCGGCTCGCTGAAGGGCTTGTGCCCCTTCCACGACGAACGCAGCCCGAGCTTCCACGTGCGCCCCACGGTCGGGCTGTACCACTGCTTCGGCTGTGGCGAGAGCGGCGACGTCTACAGCTTCCTGCAGAAGATGGACCACGTGACGTTCGCGGAGTCGGTGGAACGTCTCGCGCAGCGCATCGGGTACCCGCTCAGCTACGAGGAGGGCGGTGGCAAGGTCGACCACGGCAACCGGGCGCGGCTCTTCGCCGCCAACCAGGCTGCCGCCGAGTACTTCCAGCAGCAGCTCCACGACGGCGACGCCGACCTCGGGCGGCGGTTTCTCGGCGAACGCGGCTTCGACGCCGCCGCCGCCGACCACTTCGGGATCGGGTTCGCGCCTGCCGGCTGGGACCACCTCATGAAGGCACTGCGGTCCCGCGGATTCTCCGACGAGGAGATGCTCGCGGCCGGTCTCGTGTCGAGCGGCGACCGCGGTGTCTACGACCGGTTCCGCGGACGCCTCATCTGGCCGATCCGCGATACGACCGGGCAGGTGCTCGGCTTCGGAGCCCGGCGCCTCCGCGACGACGACAAGGGGCCGAAATACCTCAACACCCCGGAGACGGCGATCTACCACAAGGCGCAGGTCCTCTACGGCCTCGACCTCGCCAAACGCGACATCTCGCGCGGCAAGCGGGTCGTCGTCGTCGAGGGGTACACCGACGTCATGGCCTGCCACCTGGCGGGGGAGACCACCGCGGTGGCGACCTGCGGGACCTCGTTCGGGGTCGACCACATCAAGATGATCCGCCGCGTCATGGGCGACGACTCCGCCACCGGCGAGGTCATCTTCACCTTCGACCCTGACGAGGCGGGGCAGAAGGCCGCGACGCGTGCGTTCGGTGAGGAGAAGCGCTTCTCCGCCCAGACGTACGTCGCGGTGTCCTCCGACGGCCTCGACCCCTGCGACCTCCGGCTCAACCGCGGCGACGGCGCCATCCGGAAACTCGTCGACGGCCGAGAGCCGATGTTCGAGTTCATCATCCGGCGGACGCTGGCGGGCTTCGACCTCGAGACGGTCGAGGGCCGCGTCGGCGCACTCCGGGCGGCCGCGCCGGTCGTCGCCGAGATCCGCGACCCCTCGCTCCGTCCCGGGTACACCCGGGTGCTCGCGAAGCAGCTCGGCATGGAACTCGACGAGGTGGCCCGCGCCGTGCGGGCCGCCGGCGGTGCCGCCGCAGGAGGCTCGCAGAACTCCGCACGAGACGCCCGCCTGCAAGGCCCTGGCGCACCGGGCACCGAGCCGCCGCGCGAGCGGCAGGCCTCGCTCAACGACCTGCCCAAGGACCCGTCGACGCGCCTCGAGCAGGACGCCCTCCGAGCGATCCTGCAGCTGCCCCAACACCTCGAACGTCCCATGCTGGAGCGCGCGGTCCAGAGCTCGGTCGCCAACAGTTCCCTCGCCGTGGTGCGCGACGCCATGAGTGTGAGCCTCGACCACCTCGGGACCAACGCCTGGCTCGAGACCGTCATCACACAGGTCCCACCCGGCTTCGACGGACTGGTACGCGAGCTCGGAGTGTCCCCACTGCCCGAGACGAACGAGGAGAAGCTGCCGAGCTATGTCCGGGACATCGCGCGGGCGCTGATCGACCGCGACCTCCTCGGTCGTAAGGCGGCGCTGCTCGGGTCGTTGCGTCGCACCGACCCCCGCGACGAGTCGCATCGGGAGATCACCCGGCAGCTTGCAGACGTCGAGGCGGAACGGCGAGCGCTCCGCGCCGAGGCCTGA
- a CDS encoding ATP-binding cassette domain-containing protein has protein sequence MKHPEQDGPAVRASDLSVDYAAHGVSPSNRALDGISFELPVGGSLGVIGSSGSGKSTLLRVLSGRHLTGADSRPFVSGGDVSTLGRSMRKVGRRELTKLTFEVSLLEQEAGAHLKPELTVTELISEPVLARDKKFSEQALGVRVATLLDAVQMPLSSLDKYPYELSGGQRQRIAIARALVLGPKVFIADEPTAGIDITVRHTVTELLDGFRRDGGTVIVVTHDLAMLREVTDDVLALHQSRVVGYGPIDAMLADPPHEFLAALAQSGGTETQYETPEAVGID, from the coding sequence ATGAAGCACCCAGAGCAGGACGGACCCGCGGTCCGGGCGAGTGATCTGAGCGTCGACTACGCCGCGCACGGCGTGAGTCCGAGCAACCGAGCCCTGGACGGCATCAGCTTCGAGCTGCCCGTCGGCGGCTCGCTCGGGGTCATCGGCAGCTCGGGATCGGGGAAGAGCACGCTCCTGCGGGTGCTGTCCGGACGCCACCTGACCGGAGCGGACTCCCGTCCGTTCGTGTCCGGCGGCGACGTGAGCACGCTCGGTCGCTCCATGCGCAAGGTGGGCCGCAGAGAACTCACGAAGCTCACGTTCGAGGTGTCGCTGCTCGAGCAGGAGGCCGGTGCGCACCTGAAGCCCGAGCTCACCGTCACGGAGCTCATCTCGGAACCGGTCCTGGCGCGCGACAAGAAGTTCAGCGAGCAGGCGCTCGGCGTCCGGGTCGCCACATTGCTGGACGCCGTGCAGATGCCGCTCTCCAGCCTCGACAAGTACCCGTACGAGCTGAGTGGTGGTCAGCGGCAGCGGATCGCCATCGCGCGCGCCCTCGTCCTCGGCCCGAAGGTGTTCATCGCCGACGAACCGACGGCCGGGATCGACATCACGGTCCGGCACACGGTGACCGAGTTGCTCGACGGGTTCCGACGCGACGGCGGTACGGTCATCGTCGTGACACACGATCTCGCCATGCTCCGCGAGGTGACCGACGACGTGCTGGCGCTCCACCAGTCGCGGGTCGTGGGCTACGGCCCGATCGACGCGATGCTCGCCGATCCGCCGCACGAGTTCCTCGCGGCGCTCGCCCAGTCGGGCGGCACCGAGACCCAGTACGAGACGCCCGAGGCCGTCGGCATCGATTGA
- the def gene encoding peptide deformylase, producing the protein MAILEIHVTGDPVLHSVARPVTTVDDDLRRLVADMYETMDLAPGVGLAAPQVGVPLRLFVYSYEDDDGQPWRGVAINPVLWISPPPVGELDEEAESEGCLSVPGERHPLRRAEAAMLIGTDLEGDPVELRVVGWRARILQHEFDHLNGVLYVDRLELPHSRRAAKAIRKAGWGVPGISWLPGRDDLEG; encoded by the coding sequence ATGGCAATTCTCGAGATCCACGTGACCGGTGACCCGGTGCTCCATTCCGTCGCCCGACCGGTCACCACCGTGGACGACGACCTCCGGCGCCTCGTCGCCGACATGTACGAGACCATGGATCTCGCTCCCGGGGTCGGACTCGCGGCTCCGCAGGTCGGGGTCCCGCTGCGCCTCTTCGTCTACAGCTACGAGGACGACGACGGCCAGCCGTGGCGTGGCGTCGCGATCAACCCGGTGCTGTGGATCAGTCCCCCGCCGGTGGGCGAGCTCGACGAGGAGGCCGAGTCGGAAGGCTGCCTCTCCGTCCCAGGCGAGCGGCACCCGCTCCGTCGCGCGGAAGCAGCCATGCTCATCGGGACCGACCTCGAGGGTGATCCGGTCGAGCTGCGGGTCGTCGGCTGGCGCGCACGCATCCTGCAGCACGAGTTCGACCACCTCAACGGCGTGCTCTACGTGGACCGCCTCGAACTGCCGCACTCGCGCCGAGCGGCGAAGGCGATCCGCAAGGCGGGCTGGGGCGTACCCGGGATCTCCTGGCTGCCGGGTCGCGACGACCTCGAGGGCTGA
- a CDS encoding DMT family transporter: protein MIPSAIDIADLADDFTRNPSQLLGIPFALLGAVFLSLGAQLQHRGVAKVESSSGTDATSGLNVAQLLALLSRPSWVTGTVMLGLAIVLQLGSLSLAPITLVQPLGAVALVITAVVNSRISGVRLNRRSVVAIVACVGGVGLFVTIAAVFTGEHRITEAELVTILVMLGVVLLVFGLGFMVFRSRFTAIFYIVGTGVLYGFVATLAKVIIGRLQQGEFDWLTVLCGLGLVAASALGGYFVQTAYSSGPPDLVIAGLTVIDPMIAVGIGIIVLGEASNAPFWAGFGFVVAGAIAVWGVFQLARHHPQVSQTPAAAAAAKALATGDAPA from the coding sequence GTGATCCCCTCCGCCATCGACATCGCCGACCTCGCGGACGACTTCACCCGCAACCCCTCGCAGCTCCTCGGCATCCCGTTCGCGCTCCTCGGCGCGGTCTTCCTCTCGCTCGGCGCGCAGCTGCAGCACCGGGGCGTGGCGAAGGTCGAGTCGTCGAGCGGCACCGACGCGACATCGGGGCTCAACGTCGCTCAGCTCCTGGCGCTGCTCAGTCGGCCGTCCTGGGTGACCGGAACGGTGATGCTCGGGCTCGCGATCGTGCTCCAGCTCGGCAGCCTGTCCCTCGCACCGATCACCCTCGTCCAGCCGTTGGGTGCGGTCGCGCTCGTCATCACGGCGGTGGTGAACAGCAGGATCAGCGGCGTCCGGTTGAACCGTCGATCGGTCGTCGCGATCGTCGCCTGCGTCGGCGGCGTCGGCCTGTTCGTGACGATCGCCGCGGTCTTCACGGGCGAGCACCGGATCACCGAGGCCGAGCTCGTCACGATCCTGGTGATGCTCGGCGTCGTACTCCTGGTGTTCGGGCTCGGCTTCATGGTGTTCCGCTCCCGCTTCACGGCCATCTTCTACATCGTCGGGACCGGCGTGCTCTACGGCTTCGTCGCGACGCTCGCCAAGGTCATCATCGGACGGCTGCAGCAGGGCGAGTTCGACTGGCTCACGGTCCTCTGCGGGCTCGGCCTCGTCGCCGCGAGTGCGCTCGGCGGCTACTTCGTGCAGACCGCCTACTCCTCGGGACCTCCCGACCTCGTCATCGCGGGTCTGACGGTCATCGACCCGATGATCGCCGTCGGCATCGGCATCATCGTGCTGGGGGAGGCGAGCAACGCACCGTTCTGGGCGGGCTTCGGCTTCGTCGTGGCCGGCGCGATCGCCGTGTGGGGCGTCTTCCAGCTCGCTCGCCATCACCCGCAGGTGAGCCAGACGCCGGCGGCCGCAGCAGCTGCGAAGGCCCTCGCGACCGGCGACGCGCCCGCCTGA
- a CDS encoding glycosyltransferase, with translation MTSPDDQHLAKASSTTPSADTHKPLRVVIGADTFSPDVNGAARFAERLAAGLVRRGHDVHIVAPAGSRKFGTWKETHEGQTMTAHRLFSLRWYPHDWLRFAMPWSMRRNARKILDRVKPDVVHLQSHIVVGRGLSIEAEQRGIRMVATNHIMPDNILDFTVIPKRTQEWLVRTQWAAARRVFDRAFAVTTPTRKAADFLEQFTGLTGVHAISCGIEAGQYTPSFEPRKRNTILFVGRITSEKQIDVLLRALTKLPKELDAHVDVIGGGDQAKNLEQLTQQLGIGDRVRFLGKVSDDEVKQAYTNATVFAMPSIAELQSIATMEAMASGLPVVAADAMALPHLVHDQVNGYLFEPGNVDALAERLATVLSASPEEYRRMQDASLELVSAHDIERTLDTFEALYRGEQVVDPTTERHTATADRQESRD, from the coding sequence TTGACTTCTCCCGACGACCAGCACCTCGCGAAGGCGTCCAGCACGACGCCGAGCGCCGACACCCACAAGCCGCTGCGGGTGGTCATCGGCGCCGACACCTTCTCGCCCGACGTGAACGGCGCCGCACGCTTCGCCGAGCGCCTCGCGGCCGGACTCGTCCGCCGAGGCCACGACGTCCACATCGTCGCGCCCGCGGGCTCGCGCAAGTTCGGCACGTGGAAGGAGACCCACGAGGGTCAGACGATGACGGCGCACCGCCTCTTCAGTCTCCGGTGGTACCCGCACGACTGGCTGCGCTTCGCGATGCCGTGGTCGATGCGACGGAACGCCCGGAAGATCCTCGACCGCGTGAAGCCCGACGTCGTGCACCTGCAGTCGCACATCGTGGTGGGCCGTGGTCTCTCGATCGAGGCCGAGCAACGCGGCATCCGCATGGTGGCGACGAACCACATCATGCCCGACAACATCCTCGACTTCACCGTCATCCCCAAGCGCACCCAGGAGTGGCTCGTCCGGACGCAGTGGGCTGCCGCCCGTCGCGTGTTCGATCGTGCCTTCGCCGTGACGACCCCGACGCGCAAGGCCGCCGACTTCCTGGAGCAGTTCACGGGCCTGACCGGTGTGCACGCGATCTCCTGCGGGATCGAGGCCGGACAGTACACGCCGTCGTTCGAACCGCGGAAGCGGAACACCATCCTCTTCGTGGGTCGCATCACGAGCGAGAAGCAGATCGACGTGCTCCTGCGCGCGCTCACGAAACTCCCGAAGGAACTCGACGCCCACGTCGACGTCATCGGTGGAGGCGACCAGGCGAAGAACCTCGAGCAGCTGACCCAGCAGCTCGGCATCGGTGACCGCGTCCGATTCCTCGGCAAGGTGTCCGACGATGAGGTGAAGCAGGCCTACACGAACGCCACCGTCTTCGCGATGCCGTCCATCGCCGAGCTGCAGAGCATCGCGACGATGGAGGCCATGGCCTCCGGTCTCCCGGTGGTCGCGGCCGACGCCATGGCGCTGCCCCACCTCGTGCACGATCAGGTCAACGGGTACCTGTTCGAGCCGGGCAACGTCGACGCCCTGGCCGAGCGGCTCGCCACGGTACTCAGCGCCTCGCCCGAGGAGTACCGCCGGATGCAGGACGCATCGTTGGAGCTCGTCTCCGCACACGACATCGAGCGCACGCTCGACACCTTCGAAGCGCTCTACCGCGGCGAGCAGGTCGTCGACCCGACGACCGAGCGTCACACGGCGACCGCAGACCGCCAGGAATCCCGCGACTGA
- a CDS encoding ROK family protein, translated as MHEALAIDIGGTKVEAAVVDAEGRIMPGTRFRGPTGAAATREELAASILRTAERSVSAHGGPVSGVGIGSAGPIGRTDGTVSPINLPRLADFPVVAELRRFTSGPVELRLDGTCIALAEHWQGALRGTENSMGIVVSTGIGGGIILGSRLVPGTSGNAGHLGQMQLRRREPDAVGTPWTLEGIASGTATVAWARAQGWTGATGEQLGADYATGTEIAIRAVRRSAEAVGEALCSITTLLDLERVAIGGGFSRVSPDYLDLVQEAATAAALHAYARELRVVPAGLDADGPLIGAAALVLAD; from the coding sequence ATGCACGAGGCCCTGGCGATCGACATCGGCGGCACGAAGGTCGAAGCGGCCGTCGTCGACGCCGAGGGACGAATCATGCCGGGCACTCGGTTCCGCGGTCCGACGGGCGCCGCGGCCACCCGCGAGGAGCTCGCGGCGTCGATCCTCCGAACCGCCGAACGGAGCGTCTCGGCCCATGGCGGGCCGGTGTCCGGAGTCGGGATCGGTTCGGCCGGCCCCATCGGCAGGACCGACGGCACCGTCTCGCCGATCAACCTCCCCCGACTCGCCGACTTCCCCGTCGTGGCGGAACTCCGGCGCTTCACGTCCGGTCCGGTGGAACTCCGCCTCGACGGCACCTGCATCGCCCTGGCCGAGCACTGGCAGGGCGCACTCCGCGGAACCGAGAACAGTATGGGCATCGTCGTCTCCACCGGGATCGGTGGCGGGATCATCCTCGGATCCCGACTCGTCCCCGGCACCTCGGGCAACGCCGGCCACCTCGGACAGATGCAACTCCGCCGACGCGAGCCGGATGCCGTCGGCACACCCTGGACGTTGGAGGGCATCGCGTCAGGCACCGCGACGGTCGCCTGGGCGCGCGCCCAGGGATGGACCGGCGCGACGGGCGAACAGCTCGGGGCCGACTACGCGACGGGAACGGAGATCGCGATCCGCGCAGTCCGACGTTCCGCCGAGGCCGTCGGCGAAGCCCTTTGCAGCATCACCACCCTGCTCGACCTGGAACGCGTCGCGATCGGCGGCGGCTTCTCGCGGGTCTCGCCCGACTACCTCGACCTCGTCCAAGAGGCTGCGACCGCGGCTGCGCTGCACGCCTACGCCCGTGAGCTGCGCGTGGTCCCGGCCGGGCTCGACGCCGACGGGCCGCTCATCGGCGCTGCCGCCCTCGTCCTCGCGGACTGA
- a CDS encoding DUF3145 domain-containing protein, with protein MSTPMTKGVLFVHSSPRALCPHLEWAAGRALGRAISFDWEDQPILRGAQRAEVFWEGPHGTGAALASALRGWEHLRYEVSEDPAQGVDGARWMHTPDLGIFYAQTDSIGNVVVPEDRIRYAMEVGAGNAAELQRELRVALGQPWDDELEPFRHAGDGSSVIWLHNVG; from the coding sequence ATGTCGACACCGATGACGAAGGGTGTACTGTTCGTGCACTCGTCGCCTCGCGCGCTCTGCCCGCACCTCGAATGGGCGGCAGGTCGCGCTCTTGGCCGTGCCATCAGTTTCGACTGGGAAGACCAGCCGATCCTCCGCGGTGCGCAGCGTGCCGAGGTCTTCTGGGAAGGCCCGCACGGCACCGGAGCCGCACTCGCCTCAGCCCTGCGCGGCTGGGAGCACCTCCGCTACGAGGTGAGCGAAGACCCGGCCCAGGGCGTCGACGGTGCCCGGTGGATGCACACGCCCGACCTCGGGATCTTCTACGCACAGACCGACAGCATCGGCAACGTCGTCGTCCCGGAGGATCGCATCCGGTACGCCATGGAGGTCGGCGCCGGGAACGCCGCCGAACTCCAGCGCGAACTCCGCGTCGCGCTCGGACAGCCATGGGACGACGAACTCGAGCCGTTCCGTCACGCCGGCGACGGGTCCTCCGTCATCTGGCTGCACAACGTGGGCTGA